The following are encoded together in the Pontibacter liquoris genome:
- a CDS encoding MFS transporter, whose translation MSSNPASRHDPYAVLRIPEFRLYISARLCITLAMQIQAVIVGWQIYDITKDPLSLGLMGLAEAIPSIVVSLYAGYLADMVERKKIIMVVVTALLCCSLALLTFTLHISHALAHFGALPIYGVIFVSGIARGFMGPAVFSFMPQLVANKQLYANAITWSSTTWQAASLVGPAIGGLIYGFFGVTAAYATDATLVLLSLLAFAFIGGKQLPENINPQSMTESLRSGIKFVFGNQVILSAISLDLFAVLFGGAVALLPIFASEILKTGPQGLGFLRAAPAVGSVLMAVLMAHYPISVNAGKKMLWCVAGFGGCIILFGLSANFWFSLLLLALSGAFDSISVIIRSTLIHTLTPEYMKGRVSSVNNIFVGSSNEIGAFESGFAARLMGTVTSVVFGGIMTILVVGITALKADKLRRLHLTPELGTAQV comes from the coding sequence ATGAGCAGTAACCCGGCAAGCAGGCACGACCCTTATGCGGTCTTGCGTATTCCTGAATTCAGACTATACATTTCGGCAAGGCTGTGTATTACGCTGGCCATGCAGATACAGGCCGTTATTGTGGGCTGGCAGATCTACGATATTACCAAAGACCCGCTGTCGCTGGGCCTGATGGGGCTGGCCGAGGCCATTCCGTCTATTGTCGTCTCGCTCTACGCCGGTTACCTGGCCGATATGGTGGAGCGCAAGAAAATCATTATGGTGGTGGTAACAGCGCTGCTGTGCTGCTCGCTGGCGCTGCTAACCTTTACGCTGCACATCAGCCATGCTCTGGCGCATTTTGGCGCTCTGCCAATTTACGGGGTTATTTTTGTGAGCGGTATTGCCCGCGGGTTTATGGGGCCAGCTGTTTTCTCGTTTATGCCGCAACTGGTAGCAAACAAACAGCTCTATGCCAACGCTATTACCTGGAGCAGTACCACCTGGCAGGCCGCCTCGCTGGTAGGCCCGGCTATTGGTGGACTCATCTATGGTTTTTTTGGGGTGACGGCTGCCTACGCGACCGATGCCACGCTGGTGCTTCTCTCGCTGCTGGCCTTTGCCTTTATCGGCGGCAAACAGCTGCCCGAAAACATAAACCCGCAAAGTATGACGGAGAGCCTGCGCTCGGGCATTAAGTTCGTGTTCGGCAACCAGGTTATTCTCAGTGCTATTTCGCTGGATCTGTTTGCCGTGCTCTTTGGCGGCGCGGTGGCGCTGCTGCCCATTTTTGCTTCCGAAATCCTGAAAACGGGTCCGCAGGGGCTGGGCTTTCTGCGGGCGGCACCTGCCGTCGGATCGGTGCTGATGGCGGTACTCATGGCCCATTACCCGATCTCGGTGAATGCGGGGAAAAAGATGCTGTGGTGTGTGGCGGGCTTTGGCGGGTGCATCATCCTTTTCGGGCTATCGGCCAACTTCTGGTTCTCGCTGCTGCTGCTGGCCCTGAGCGGCGCCTTCGACTCTATCAGCGTTATCATCCGCTCCACGCTCATCCATACCCTTACGCCCGAGTACATGAAAGGCCGGGTCTCATCGGTGAATAACATTTTTGTGGGCTCGTCCAACGAGATCGGCGCGTTCGAGTCGGGTTTCGCAGCCCGGCTGATGGGCACGGTGACCTCGGTGGTTTTTGGCGGCATCATGACGATTTTGGTCGTAGGCATTACCGCGCTGAAAGCCGACAAACTGCGCCGCCTGCACCTCACCCCCGAACTGGGAACCGCGCAAGTATAA
- a CDS encoding group III truncated hemoglobin: MKKDIANEADIKLLVDTFYDAVNQDELLAPIFNDLAQVNWAKHLPVMYKFWSSVLLGTMAYKGQPFPKHLVLPLEQLHFARWVSLFTRTVDDLFEGTKASEIKQKAGSIAYIFQMKMGLLSV; the protein is encoded by the coding sequence ATGAAAAAAGACATCGCAAACGAAGCGGACATCAAGCTGCTGGTAGATACTTTTTATGATGCCGTGAACCAGGACGAGCTGCTGGCACCCATATTTAACGACCTGGCGCAGGTAAATTGGGCCAAGCACCTGCCTGTGATGTATAAATTCTGGAGCTCGGTGCTGCTGGGCACCATGGCCTACAAAGGGCAGCCGTTCCCCAAACACCTGGTGCTGCCTCTGGAGCAACTACATTTCGCCCGCTGGGTCAGCCTGTTTACCCGCACGGTGGATGATCTTTTTGAAGGAACCAAAGCATCGGAGATCAAACAGAAAGCCGGCAGCATCGCCTACATTTTCCAGATGAAGATGGGGCTGCTTTCGGTTTAG
- a CDS encoding RNA polymerase sigma factor: MNTTTQLSDSALVSLYIAGNENAFEQLVNRHKNKVFTTILLIVKDTYTAEDLMQDTFIKAVHTMKGGRYNEEGKFSSWICRIAHNLAIDFFRKEKRSPMITLEDGSNVFNTLSFAEDSAESLQIKEDTHARLRELIQALPQSQREVLMMRHYADMSFQEIAEATGVSINTALGRMRYALINLRKKMLKNNIVYDKNLYSE, encoded by the coding sequence ATGAATACAACTACCCAGCTGAGCGACTCTGCTTTGGTCTCGCTCTATATCGCAGGTAATGAGAATGCGTTTGAACAGCTAGTAAACCGACACAAGAACAAAGTTTTTACAACCATTTTACTGATTGTAAAGGATACCTATACGGCCGAAGACCTGATGCAGGACACGTTTATTAAAGCGGTCCATACCATGAAAGGCGGCCGGTATAATGAGGAAGGCAAGTTCTCTTCCTGGATCTGCCGTATCGCCCATAACCTGGCGATCGACTTTTTCCGTAAAGAGAAGCGAAGCCCGATGATCACGCTGGAGGACGGCAGCAATGTGTTTAACACGCTTTCGTTTGCGGAAGACTCTGCCGAGTCGCTGCAGATAAAAGAAGATACACATGCCCGCCTGCGCGAGCTGATCCAGGCGCTGCCCCAGTCGCAGCGGGAGGTTCTGATGATGCGGCATTATGCCGACATGAGCTTCCAGGAGATAGCCGAGGCAACCGGTGTGAGCATCAATACCGCCTTAGGTCGTATGCGTTATGCGTTGATCAACCTTCGGAAGAAGATGCTTAAAAACAATATTGTCTATGATAAAAACCTCTACTCAGAATGA
- the nth gene encoding endonuclease III: MRKTERYKLLIDYFTQNFPEPETELAYTTPYELILAVVLSAQCTDKRVNMVTPALFEAFPTPEHLAAATSDEVLPYIKSISYPNNKAKHLAGLGKMLVEQFNSEVPSTVEELVKLPGVGRKTANVIVSVIWNQPAMAVDTHVFRVSKRLGLVAKTAKTPLDVERELVAHLPEDLIAKAHHWLILHGRYICVARRPKCEICPLTHFCAFFQKNFPNIPDDPENKLGGI, encoded by the coding sequence ATGCGCAAAACTGAACGCTACAAGCTCCTGATCGACTACTTTACCCAGAACTTTCCGGAGCCGGAAACAGAACTTGCCTATACTACCCCCTACGAGCTGATACTGGCCGTAGTGCTGAGCGCGCAGTGCACCGACAAGCGCGTGAACATGGTGACGCCCGCCCTTTTTGAAGCCTTTCCGACACCGGAGCACCTGGCCGCCGCCACCTCTGACGAGGTGCTGCCTTATATTAAAAGCATTTCGTACCCCAACAACAAGGCCAAACACCTGGCCGGCCTGGGCAAGATGCTGGTCGAGCAGTTTAACTCCGAAGTGCCCAGCACCGTGGAGGAATTGGTAAAACTGCCCGGTGTGGGCCGCAAAACAGCCAATGTGATTGTGTCGGTTATCTGGAACCAGCCGGCGATGGCCGTCGATACGCACGTGTTCCGGGTAAGCAAGCGCCTGGGGCTGGTAGCTAAAACCGCCAAAACCCCGCTGGACGTAGAGAGAGAGCTGGTAGCCCACCTGCCCGAGGACCTGATCGCCAAAGCGCACCACTGGCTTATACTACATGGCCGCTACATTTGCGTGGCCCGCAGGCCCAAATGCGAAATCTGCCCGCTTACCCACTTCTGCGCCTTTTTCCAGAAAAACTTCCCCAACATTCCCGACGACCCGGAAAATAAGCTGGGCGGCATATAG
- a CDS encoding M1 family metallopeptidase produces the protein MRHLYLFFLFILACPFAQAQNLYMPRDVQQAFKNGTRSPDGQPGRNYWQNTGKYDITITAMPPDRTIKGSEQIAYTNNSPDTLKSIVIRLTQNIHKPGAVRNSSASPDYLSTGTIIDSFAVNGQPQPWKDRNATWQQVQLPQPLLPHSTVQLRFAWHFDVSVESGREGMIDATTYFLAYFYPRVSVYDDYNGWDKIDFTDQQEFYSDFNDYTLKVKVPKNYIVWATGTLQNPDQVLQPAFAQKLRQSMQTDSVLHIVTAADLAARRVTTQNAVNTWTWTATDIPDMALGLSDHYLWDAGSVVVDDATNRRASVQSAYSASAADFRHAVKVGQHALNWFSRNWPGVPYPYPKTTLFQGYADMEYPMMVNDTSVPDLTFAQFVAEHEIAHTWFPFYMGINESRYAFMDEGWATTLELLINRADMPREAADEFFRQFRVSRWIHDRSMEEDLPIITPANVLKGTAYGNNAYGKPALGYLAVKDLLGDALFKKCLHAYVDRWHGKHPLPWDFFNTFNNVSGQNLNWFWHNWFFTNGYIDLAIQDVKQKRKTYTVTVQNIGGFAAPFDVQVKYSDGSTDTLHQTAAIWRNNPQQASIKIPTKKKVQSVALAGGIFMDADEGNNLWPAGSAVSALKR, from the coding sequence ATGCGACACCTCTACCTGTTTTTTCTGTTTATACTTGCATGTCCTTTCGCGCAGGCGCAGAACTTATACATGCCGCGCGACGTGCAGCAGGCTTTTAAGAACGGAACAAGATCGCCGGACGGGCAGCCGGGCAGAAACTACTGGCAGAACACCGGCAAGTATGACATCACCATCACGGCCATGCCGCCCGACCGCACCATCAAAGGCAGCGAGCAGATCGCCTACACCAACAACAGCCCCGACACGCTCAAAAGCATTGTCATCCGCCTGACCCAGAACATCCACAAGCCGGGGGCAGTACGCAACAGCAGTGCCAGCCCCGATTACCTGAGCACCGGCACCATCATCGATTCGTTTGCCGTAAATGGCCAGCCACAACCCTGGAAAGACCGCAACGCTACCTGGCAGCAGGTGCAGTTGCCACAGCCGCTGTTGCCACACAGCACGGTGCAGCTGCGCTTTGCCTGGCACTTTGATGTGTCGGTGGAGAGCGGCCGCGAAGGTATGATTGATGCTACCACCTATTTTCTGGCCTACTTTTACCCGCGCGTATCGGTGTACGACGACTACAACGGCTGGGACAAGATCGACTTTACCGACCAGCAGGAGTTCTACAGCGACTTTAACGATTATACTTTGAAGGTGAAGGTGCCGAAGAACTACATTGTGTGGGCGACCGGCACGTTGCAGAACCCGGACCAGGTGCTGCAGCCGGCCTTTGCCCAAAAGCTGCGCCAGTCGATGCAAACGGACTCAGTGCTGCACATTGTCACGGCCGCCGACCTGGCCGCCCGCCGCGTAACCACCCAGAACGCTGTGAACACCTGGACCTGGACCGCCACCGACATTCCGGACATGGCGCTGGGCCTGAGCGACCATTACCTCTGGGATGCCGGCAGTGTGGTGGTAGACGATGCCACTAACCGCCGCGCCAGTGTGCAGTCCGCCTACAGCGCCAGCGCCGCCGACTTCCGCCATGCCGTAAAAGTGGGGCAACACGCGCTCAACTGGTTTTCGCGTAACTGGCCCGGCGTGCCGTACCCCTATCCCAAAACCACCCTCTTCCAGGGGTATGCCGATATGGAGTACCCGATGATGGTGAACGATACCTCGGTGCCCGACCTGACCTTTGCGCAGTTTGTAGCCGAACACGAGATTGCCCATACCTGGTTTCCGTTTTACATGGGCATCAACGAGAGCCGCTATGCCTTTATGGACGAAGGCTGGGCCACCACGCTGGAGCTGCTCATTAACCGCGCGGACATGCCCCGCGAAGCTGCCGATGAATTTTTCCGGCAGTTCCGCGTGTCGCGCTGGATCCACGACCGCTCCATGGAAGAGGACCTGCCCATTATTACGCCGGCCAACGTGCTGAAAGGCACCGCCTATGGCAACAACGCCTATGGCAAACCTGCGCTGGGCTATCTGGCCGTGAAAGACTTGCTGGGCGATGCACTGTTCAAAAAGTGCCTGCACGCCTATGTGGACCGCTGGCATGGCAAGCACCCACTGCCTTGGGACTTTTTCAACACCTTCAACAACGTATCCGGTCAAAACCTGAACTGGTTCTGGCACAACTGGTTCTTCACCAACGGCTACATCGACCTGGCCATACAGGATGTTAAGCAGAAAAGGAAAACCTATACCGTAACGGTGCAGAACATTGGCGGCTTTGCGGCGCCATTTGACGTGCAGGTGAAGTACAGCGACGGCAGCACCGATACTCTGCATCAAACAGCGGCCATCTGGCGCAACAATCCGCAGCAGGCAAGTATAAAGATCCCCACCAAAAAGAAGGTCCAGTCGGTGGCATTGGCGGGCGGTATTTTTATGGATGCCGACGAGGGGAACAACCTTTGGCCAGCCGGGAGCGCGGTGAGTGCGCTGAAGCGTTAG
- the arr gene encoding NAD(+)--rifampin ADP-ribosyltransferase, with product MEENISESKPNQPGPSPFAQTYFHGTKAELKLGDFIEVGLHSNYGQKNKAKYIYLTATLDAAIWGAELAAGEGRERIYLVEPTGPLEDDPNLTDKKFPGNPTKSYRSKHPFKVVGEITIWQGHAPEQVEAMKAGLAKLKAQGIEAIED from the coding sequence ATGGAAGAAAACATCAGTGAAAGCAAACCGAACCAACCCGGCCCAAGCCCTTTTGCGCAGACGTACTTCCATGGCACAAAGGCTGAACTGAAGCTGGGCGACTTTATCGAAGTAGGCCTCCACTCAAACTATGGGCAAAAGAACAAGGCAAAGTATATCTACCTGACGGCCACCTTAGATGCTGCGATATGGGGAGCGGAGCTTGCTGCAGGCGAAGGACGCGAACGCATCTACCTGGTAGAACCAACAGGCCCGCTGGAGGATGACCCTAATTTAACAGACAAGAAATTTCCTGGTAATCCAACAAAGTCTTATCGTTCAAAACATCCGTTTAAAGTTGTTGGCGAGATTACTATCTGGCAGGGCCACGCTCCGGAACAAGTTGAAGCCATGAAAGCGGGATTAGCAAAACTGAAAGCACAAGGCATTGAAGCAATAGAGGATTGA
- a CDS encoding GNAT family N-acetyltransferase, with translation MVNLIRTDSTNADFIALVKHLDQDLAERDGEEHSFYAQFNKIDKLRQVVVAYENRIPVSCGALKELAPGTVEVKRMYTQPESRGKGIASQVLGELEGWAKELSYSRAMLETGKKQPEAIRLYQKNGYHLIPNYGQYAGVANSVCFEKILR, from the coding sequence ATGGTGAACCTGATCAGAACGGATTCGACGAACGCTGACTTTATAGCGCTGGTAAAGCACCTGGACCAGGACCTGGCCGAACGGGATGGCGAGGAGCATTCCTTTTATGCGCAGTTTAATAAAATCGACAAGCTCCGGCAAGTGGTGGTGGCTTACGAAAACAGAATTCCTGTGAGTTGCGGCGCCCTAAAGGAGCTGGCGCCGGGTACAGTAGAGGTTAAACGCATGTATACGCAGCCGGAAAGCAGAGGGAAAGGCATTGCCAGCCAGGTGCTGGGTGAGCTGGAAGGGTGGGCAAAAGAATTATCTTACAGCAGAGCCATGCTGGAGACCGGGAAAAAGCAACCTGAAGCCATCCGGCTCTACCAGAAGAACGGCTATCACCTGATCCCGAATTACGGCCAGTATGCGGGTGTGGCAAACAGCGTATGCTTCGAAAAAATACTCCGGTGA
- a CDS encoding MBL fold metallo-hydrolase produces MRPKVFGKHPAGNRLARIEQSPNYREGSFQNLAPTSVNPNKVSALKMLKDFASKPKTVVPGQDMPAVKTDLLSSDPASLTVVWFGHSSYLISYKGFNVLIDPVLSGNASPVALFGKPFKGTNKYSPDDLPAIDLLLITHDHYDHLDYRTITQIDSKVKQIVTPLGVGAHLEHWGVAPDKITELDWWDAAAVTPEVTVTATPARHFSGRGLARAKTLWTSYALQLYGYKLFIGGDSGYDAQFKVIGDRFQGFDLALLECGQYGEDWPQIHMLPEETVKAAKELRAAVLLPVHWAKFTLSLHAWNEPIKRLAAAAQKENQPFVAPRIGEPYRLGEDHPQVNWWAFE; encoded by the coding sequence ATGCGTCCTAAAGTATTTGGTAAGCACCCAGCCGGAAACAGGTTAGCCCGGATCGAGCAGTCGCCTAACTACCGCGAAGGCAGCTTTCAGAATCTCGCGCCCACTTCTGTAAACCCCAACAAGGTATCGGCTCTTAAAATGCTGAAGGACTTTGCCAGCAAGCCTAAGACCGTAGTGCCTGGCCAGGATATGCCGGCAGTTAAAACAGACCTGCTCTCGTCCGATCCTGCCAGCCTTACGGTGGTGTGGTTCGGCCATTCGTCCTACCTGATAAGTTACAAGGGTTTTAACGTGCTGATAGACCCCGTGCTGAGCGGAAACGCCTCGCCGGTAGCGCTCTTTGGCAAGCCGTTCAAGGGCACCAACAAGTATAGCCCAGACGATCTGCCCGCTATCGACCTGTTGCTTATTACGCACGACCACTACGATCACCTGGATTACCGGACCATCACCCAAATTGACAGCAAAGTGAAGCAGATCGTCACTCCTTTGGGTGTTGGCGCCCATCTGGAGCACTGGGGCGTAGCGCCAGATAAAATAACGGAACTAGACTGGTGGGATGCTGCGGCCGTGACACCGGAGGTAACAGTCACGGCTACGCCGGCAAGGCACTTTTCGGGTAGAGGGCTGGCGCGGGCAAAAACCCTGTGGACCTCTTACGCGCTGCAACTATATGGCTATAAGCTGTTTATTGGCGGCGACTCAGGGTATGATGCCCAGTTTAAGGTGATCGGAGATCGGTTTCAAGGCTTTGACCTGGCACTGCTCGAGTGCGGACAGTATGGCGAGGATTGGCCTCAGATTCATATGTTGCCGGAAGAAACTGTGAAAGCGGCCAAAGAGTTGCGCGCCGCTGTTTTGCTGCCGGTGCACTGGGCCAAGTTTACGCTGTCGCTCCACGCCTGGAACGAGCCTATTAAACGCCTGGCTGCCGCCGCGCAAAAAGAAAACCAGCCCTTTGTAGCGCCCCGCATCGGGGAGCCTTACAGGCTCGGGGAGGACCACCCGCAGGTAAACTGGTGGGCGTTTGAGTAG
- a CDS encoding DNA-3-methyladenine glycosylase yields MKLPHSFYTRPDVVQVAQDLLGKYLYTCVDGMLTGGMIVETEAYSGQNDRACHAHLNRRTQRTEIMYSEGGVAYVYLVYGIYYLFNIITNEREKADAVLVRAIEPEAGVEEMLLRRNMPGIKPNLTAGPGVLSIALGIDKKLYGADLTSNTVWVEDKGLTLPAESIAAGPRIGVDYAGEDALLPWRFWLKGNKWVSRKK; encoded by the coding sequence TTGAAACTTCCTCACTCATTTTATACCCGCCCCGATGTGGTGCAGGTGGCCCAGGACCTGCTGGGCAAATACCTTTACACCTGCGTGGATGGCATGCTGACCGGCGGCATGATCGTAGAGACCGAAGCCTATTCGGGCCAGAACGACCGTGCCTGCCACGCCCACCTCAACCGCCGCACGCAACGCACCGAGATCATGTATAGCGAAGGCGGCGTGGCGTATGTTTACCTGGTATATGGCATTTATTACCTGTTCAACATCATCACCAACGAAAGAGAGAAGGCCGATGCTGTGCTGGTGCGGGCCATTGAACCGGAAGCCGGAGTGGAGGAGATGCTGCTGCGCCGCAACATGCCTGGTATAAAGCCTAACCTCACGGCAGGGCCGGGGGTGCTGAGTATTGCCCTGGGCATCGATAAAAAACTATACGGTGCCGACCTGACGAGCAACACGGTCTGGGTAGAAGATAAGGGGCTTACGCTGCCGGCCGAAAGTATAGCTGCAGGCCCCCGCATCGGCGTGGATTATGCCGGCGAAGATGCCCTGCTGCCCTGGCGCTTCTGGCTGAAAGGAAACAAGTGGGTGAGCCGGAAAAAATAA
- a CDS encoding TonB-dependent receptor, giving the protein MLRDESKQVVVRFPFYRFTFLALCSGWFSAPALAQQDTTAHELRTVEVFGKPAEVFAVGSRVSQLDSSYLRSHTSSSLADVLQNRTPLYLKSYGVSGLASVSFRGTSAAHTAVLWNGLNIAQPTLGQSDFATLPVGGLGEVAVQYGAAGATYGSGAIGGAVLLTSPGYTSEKGFGAELQQDAGSFGHYFSSARASFNTGKLQAGAGLYLNKAQNNFPYKDLSRFGTPETREDHAAQQQYGFTQDLVWHLTPQSHVALHSWYTQGDRDLQAAMGAAHNNARQQDRNLRLMAEYGLHSAWGETSIKAGFFDDYLKYSDNSTRSESDVATYQLQAEQTYSYGQRWSLRGGINLQQFRADADGYGQPVQENRAAAFALFRYDPTATLKLSLNLRQAFVQGYAPRPAPTLGASWEFLSHQGHHLYLKGNIAGSYRVPTLNDRFWQPGGRTDLQPEQGWSYEAGLRHVYAKGPLVLESEATYYHMLLDNWIQWSPSEAGYWMPQNLQKVRAQGIELSSRASANAGEVTFSASAGYSYTSSEQVASYEGPQELGHQLAYVPLHKATLAADAAYHTWSFGSSLNYTGLRYRNNSNTASLAAFALLNLWVGKQLKLQNNTLALTARLDNATNAVYQTMENRAMPPRSYTLSVRFLIP; this is encoded by the coding sequence ATGCTTCGGGACGAAAGCAAACAAGTTGTGGTAAGATTCCCTTTTTATCGGTTTACGTTCCTGGCGCTCTGCAGCGGCTGGTTTTCGGCCCCGGCCCTGGCGCAGCAGGATACGACCGCGCACGAGCTGCGAACAGTGGAAGTGTTTGGCAAGCCTGCCGAGGTATTTGCCGTGGGCAGCCGCGTGAGCCAGCTCGACAGCTCCTACCTGCGTAGCCATACTTCTTCCTCGCTGGCCGACGTTCTGCAGAACCGAACGCCGCTCTACCTCAAAAGCTATGGCGTCAGCGGGCTGGCAAGCGTCTCGTTCCGGGGCACCAGCGCCGCACATACGGCCGTGCTCTGGAATGGCCTGAACATTGCGCAGCCCACCCTTGGCCAAAGCGATTTTGCGACCCTGCCCGTTGGCGGGCTGGGCGAAGTAGCTGTGCAGTATGGCGCGGCCGGGGCTACCTATGGCAGTGGTGCCATTGGCGGTGCCGTGCTGCTCACCTCCCCCGGCTATACTTCTGAAAAAGGCTTTGGCGCAGAACTGCAGCAGGATGCGGGCAGCTTCGGGCATTATTTCAGCAGTGCCCGGGCCAGCTTTAACACCGGAAAGCTGCAGGCTGGTGCCGGCCTGTACCTAAACAAGGCGCAAAACAACTTTCCGTATAAAGATCTCTCCCGCTTCGGCACGCCCGAAACACGCGAAGACCACGCCGCACAACAGCAATACGGCTTTACGCAGGACCTGGTATGGCACCTGACACCCCAAAGCCACGTGGCGCTGCACAGCTGGTATACCCAGGGCGACCGGGATCTGCAGGCTGCTATGGGCGCCGCACACAACAACGCCCGGCAACAGGACCGCAACCTGCGCCTGATGGCTGAGTATGGTTTGCATAGCGCCTGGGGCGAGACAAGTATAAAAGCAGGCTTTTTCGACGATTATCTCAAGTATAGCGATAACAGCACTCGCTCCGAGTCAGATGTGGCAACGTACCAGCTGCAGGCAGAGCAAACCTACAGTTATGGGCAGCGCTGGAGTTTACGCGGGGGCATTAATCTGCAACAGTTCCGGGCCGATGCCGATGGGTATGGCCAGCCGGTGCAGGAAAACAGGGCTGCCGCTTTTGCGCTTTTCCGCTACGACCCTACTGCCACGCTAAAGCTGAGCCTGAACCTGCGGCAGGCGTTTGTACAGGGGTATGCGCCCCGCCCCGCTCCTACGCTGGGTGCCAGCTGGGAATTCCTGTCCCACCAGGGCCATCATCTCTACTTAAAAGGAAATATTGCAGGCAGTTACCGCGTGCCTACCCTCAACGACCGCTTCTGGCAGCCCGGCGGGCGCACGGACCTGCAACCGGAACAGGGCTGGAGCTATGAGGCCGGCCTGCGCCATGTATACGCCAAAGGCCCGCTGGTGCTGGAGTCGGAAGCCACTTACTACCACATGCTGCTGGATAACTGGATACAATGGTCGCCGTCGGAGGCGGGGTATTGGATGCCGCAGAACCTACAGAAAGTACGGGCACAAGGCATAGAGCTCAGCAGCCGCGCTTCTGCCAATGCAGGCGAGGTCACCTTTTCGGCTTCGGCAGGCTACAGTTATACCTCTTCGGAGCAGGTCGCCTCGTACGAAGGCCCGCAGGAACTGGGCCACCAGCTGGCTTATGTGCCGCTGCACAAAGCCACCCTGGCAGCCGATGCCGCCTATCATACTTGGTCGTTTGGCAGCAGCCTGAACTATACTGGCCTCCGGTACCGCAACAACTCCAACACCGCCAGCCTGGCAGCCTTTGCCTTGCTAAACCTGTGGGTGGGCAAACAACTGAAGCTGCAAAATAATACGCTGGCCCTTACCGCCCGTCTGGACAATGCCACCAACGCCGTGTACCAGACCATGGAAAACAGGGCCATGCCGCCCCGCAGTTATACCTTAAGTGTCCGCTTTCTAATTCCCTGA
- a CDS encoding YncE family protein, which yields MKKINLFRRYFVAASLALSTLAFTGCDNTSDAPVGSYAADGVFVVNEGNFGAANGSISFYNTATKTVQNDIFGKENSGQLLGDVLQSMALYNDKAFIVANNSNKVAVVNVNTFKAEGTIEGLQAPRYFVAATNDKGYVTEWLGYDPVTWQYGNGRVSVIDLKTNTVTKTIEVGVQPEQLVLHGGKLYVANSGGTTISVINTTTDAVEATLPVATGPTNLVLDRNNSLWVLSSGVKYTSNNTAGALSKIDLGSGAVTASFPFDDKEALPEDLTLNGSKDKLYYSYKGNVYQQEIGASARNTTPFIAQSFYGLGVDPETGYIYGADSKGFTADGTVSVFQPDGRKAGEFQAGIGPNGFVFR from the coding sequence ATGAAAAAGATCAACCTGTTCCGCCGTTACTTTGTAGCCGCTTCCCTCGCCCTGAGCACGCTTGCTTTTACCGGCTGCGATAACACCAGCGACGCTCCGGTCGGCTCCTATGCTGCCGATGGCGTATTTGTGGTGAACGAAGGCAACTTCGGCGCTGCCAACGGCTCCATCTCCTTTTATAACACAGCTACCAAAACCGTCCAGAACGATATCTTCGGGAAGGAGAACAGTGGCCAGCTGTTGGGCGACGTACTTCAGAGTATGGCCCTTTATAACGACAAGGCTTTTATAGTAGCCAACAACAGCAACAAAGTAGCAGTGGTAAATGTCAATACTTTTAAAGCAGAAGGCACAATTGAGGGGCTACAGGCACCGCGCTACTTTGTAGCGGCCACCAACGACAAAGGCTACGTAACCGAATGGCTGGGCTACGACCCGGTAACCTGGCAATATGGCAATGGCCGCGTCTCGGTAATCGATCTGAAAACCAATACCGTTACCAAAACCATAGAAGTGGGCGTGCAGCCGGAGCAGCTTGTCCTGCATGGCGGAAAACTGTATGTGGCCAATTCCGGCGGCACCACCATTTCAGTGATCAACACAACAACCGATGCCGTTGAGGCTACGCTACCGGTTGCCACCGGCCCAACCAACCTGGTGCTGGACCGCAATAACAGTCTGTGGGTATTATCAAGCGGTGTAAAGTATACTAGTAACAACACGGCGGGCGCCCTGAGCAAAATAGACCTGGGCAGCGGCGCGGTAACGGCTTCGTTTCCGTTTGATGACAAAGAGGCGCTGCCAGAAGACCTGACCCTGAACGGCAGCAAAGACAAGTTATACTATAGCTACAAAGGCAATGTATACCAGCAGGAGATCGGTGCCAGCGCCCGCAACACCACGCCCTTTATTGCGCAAAGTTTTTATGGCCTGGGCGTAGACCCGGAGACAGGTTATATCTATGGCGCCGACAGCAAAGGCTTTACGGCGGACGGCACCGTTTCTGTTTTTCAGCCAGATGGTCGGAAAGCAGGCGAGTTCCAGGCAGGCATCGGGCCAAACGGCTTCGTTTTCAGGTAA
- a CDS encoding DUF2798 domain-containing protein — protein sequence MKKPALPRPLKRRLLVIALISLLLASALELYTFGLASDFLLRWFRSFFVFFTLIAVTVLAIIPGVAYGVNKAAGK from the coding sequence ATGAAGAAACCTGCTTTGCCCCGCCCGCTGAAACGCAGGCTGCTGGTTATTGCCCTCATCAGCCTGCTACTGGCCTCGGCGCTGGAGCTGTATACGTTTGGCCTTGCGTCGGACTTTCTGCTGCGCTGGTTCAGGTCTTTCTTTGTTTTTTTTACCCTGATCGCGGTTACGGTGCTGGCCATTATACCGGGTGTGGCCTATGGCGTAAACAAAGCTGCCGGTAAATAA